GTCCCCGGTCGATCAGCACCGCCAGCTGGATGTTCCGGGGACGCCCGAAGTCGATCAGGGCGTCCATCGCGGCCCGGATCGTCCGCCCGGTGAACAGGACGTCGTCGACGAGGATGATCTTCTTCTCGTCGATCGAGCAGGGAATCTCCGTTTTCTTCAGCCTCGGCTGGTAGCCGGCCCGGGAGAGGTCGTCCCGGTAGAGGGTGATGTCGACGTAGCCGGCGGGGACCTCCACCCCCTCGATCGACCGGATCTTCTCCTGGATCGTCCGGGAGAGCGGAACCCCCCCCGAGCAGATCCCGATCAGGACGATCTCCTCCGCCCCCTTGTTCTTTTCGAGGATTTCATGGGTCAGGCGCGAGAGCACCCGGTCCATTCCCTTGGCGTCCAGGATCACTTTCGTTGAGCCCTTTTTCATGGTTCGTCCTCCCCTGGGCCGCTATCGGTTGACTGCGGGCAAAAAAAAACCTCCCCGGCGGTTCGGGGAGGCGATGTCGCTCGGGATGGTCACGTTCCGTCCTTTGCTAACCTCACGGGATCAGCTTAAAAGGGATAGCCAGATCATACCGCCGCCGGAGCGCGGCGTCAATCGTTTCCCTATCGCAGCACATCCCCGACCCGGTCCCACCGGACCAGCTCGGGATACCTCCAGACCTCGTACCACCGGACCTCCAGGCTCCAGTCGATCGAGAAGTAGATCACCATGGCCTTCCCGAGGATCGCGTCCTCGTCCACGAACCCCCAGAAGCGGGAATCGTAGGACCGGTCCCGGTTGTCCCCCATGACGAAATATTTTCCGGGGGGAACCGTGATCTTCTCCATGTTGTCCCGGGTCCGCACGAACCCGTCGATCGTGTTCCCGTCCGCAAACCGGGAGTACTTCTCCTCGATGGGCGTCCCGTTCAGAAGGACCCGCTTCTGGCGGATCTCCACGGTGTCCCCCGGGACGGCGATCACCCGCTTGATGAAGTCCTTCCCCGGATCCTCGGGAAAGACAAAGACGATGATGTCCCCCTTCACGGGTTTCGAATAGCCGAGCACCCGCCCTTTCGTGAGGGGAAGATGGTATCCGTACAGAAACTTGTTCACGAAGATATGGTCGCCCACCAGGAGGGTCTTCTCCATCGACCCGGAGGGGATCTTGAATGCCTGGACAACGAAGGTGCGGACCAGAAGAGCGATCAGGAGGGCGACGGCGAACGCCTCCGCGTATTCCCGGATCTTCCCCCTCCCTTTCGCCTCGGGGGTTGTCTTCCCGGCCGGCCCCGCAGCGTTCTTCCGGATCTGTTGGTCCGGGCCGATCTTCCTGCCCACTTTCCGTCCCGTCCACATCATTCCTTCACCTTCAGGATGGAGAGGAAGGCCTCCTGAGGGATCTCCACGTTGCCCACCTGCTTCATCCGTTTTTTCCCTTCCTTTTGTTTTTCGAGGAGCTTCCGCTTCCGGGTGATGTCGCCCCCGTAGCACTTCGCGATCACGTTCTTGCTGATCGCCTTCACCGACTCCCGGGCGATCACCTTCGACCCGATCGCGGCCTGGATCACCACCTCGAACATCTGCCGGGGGATCAGCTTCCGGAGCCGCTCGGTGATCTCCCGCCCCCGGGAATAGGCGTTCTCCCGGTGAAGGATCAGCGAGAGGGCGTCCACCTTCTCCCCGTTCAGCAGGATGTCGAGCCTCACGA
The genomic region above belongs to Deltaproteobacteria bacterium GWC2_65_14 and contains:
- a CDS encoding signal peptidase I, with the protein product MRKNAAGPAGKTTPEAKGRGKIREYAEAFAVALLIALLVRTFVVQAFKIPSGSMEKTLLVGDHIFVNKFLYGYHLPLTKGRVLGYSKPVKGDIIVFVFPEDPGKDFIKRVIAVPGDTVEIRQKRVLLNGTPIEEKYSRFADGNTIDGFVRTRDNMEKITVPPGKYFVMGDNRDRSYDSRFWGFVDEDAILGKAMVIYFSIDWSLEVRWYEVWRYPELVRWDRVGDVLR
- a CDS encoding bifunctional pyr operon transcriptional regulator/uracil phosphoribosyltransferase, with amino-acid sequence MKKGSTKVILDAKGMDRVLSRLTHEILEKNKGAEEIVLIGICSGGVPLSRTIQEKIRSIEGVEVPAGYVDITLYRDDLSRAGYQPRLKKTEIPCSIDEKKIILVDDVLFTGRTIRAAMDALIDFGRPRNIQLAVLIDRGHRELPIRADFVGRNVPTSRTETVDVAVEGNPKDWKVLLREGTQGKGA